The Bacteroidota bacterium genome window below encodes:
- a CDS encoding heme-binding domain-containing protein, with the protein MVKKLIVYVLAALLIVFIGMQFDRTVKNNSNDQTKHISTLYILPDSVEAILSTACYDCHSNNTRYPWYAEVQPIGRWLNDHIQQGKKELNFSEFASYRPRRQFHKLEEVVEMVKENSMPLPSYTIMHNDAVLNDGQKALLYSWVSATHDSMKLAFHPDSLKARRR; encoded by the coding sequence ATGGTAAAAAAATTAATTGTATACGTTCTTGCCGCTCTCCTTATTGTGTTCATTGGAATGCAGTTTGATCGTACAGTGAAAAATAATTCCAACGATCAAACGAAACATATTTCCACATTGTATATACTACCAGATAGCGTTGAAGCAATTCTCTCGACAGCGTGTTACGATTGCCATAGCAACAACACCCGTTATCCATGGTACGCCGAGGTGCAGCCGATTGGACGATGGCTCAATGATCATATTCAACAAGGGAAAAAAGAATTGAATTTTTCTGAATTTGCATCCTACCGTCCAAGACGACAATTTCACAAATTGGAAGAGGTGGTTGAAATGGTGAAAGAAAATAGCATGCCTCTTCCGTCCTACACAATAATGCATAACGATGCAGTATTGAATGACGGACAAAAAGCATTGTTGTATTCATGGGTAAGTGCAACGCATGATTCGATGAAATTGGCGTTTCACCCGGATAGTTTAAAAGCTCGTCGACGATGA
- a CDS encoding MFS transporter: protein MTENVKDKVFTRYQIFIIAVLAFIQFTVILDFIIIAPLGALLMKTMGVTPAQFGSIVSAYAFSAGISGFLAAGFADKYDRKRFLLFFYAGFILGTFLCGIATNYYFLLGARIVTGIFGGVIASVSLSIVTDLFEMNVRSRVMGFVQMSFAVAQVAGIPLGIYLANVIGWHAPFMMIVGIGIPAGIAMMKMVRPIDTHLSFERSSHHNAFNHLRTTVSHPDYVKAFATTAFLTIGGFLMMPFSSAFLVNNIGITQQHLPLVFMFTGMATIIILPIVGRFSDTVGKFRMFVIGTVVAGVAIIYYTNLSVSPLWEVVLINVILFAGIMSRMIPATTLMTAVPEISDRGAFMSINSSLQQISGGVASIFAGMIIVQIDQGPLQNYNVLGYLCVALMIIGIGMMYMINTLVEEKTKTASSSLSSGGISQ from the coding sequence ATGACCGAAAACGTAAAAGACAAAGTGTTTACACGCTATCAAATATTTATTATTGCCGTGCTGGCGTTTATTCAGTTCACGGTGATTCTCGATTTTATCATTATTGCGCCTCTCGGCGCGCTGCTGATGAAAACAATGGGTGTAACACCGGCGCAGTTCGGGTCAATCGTCTCAGCATACGCATTCAGCGCGGGTATTTCCGGGTTCCTCGCCGCCGGTTTTGCAGATAAATATGATCGGAAAAGATTTCTTCTCTTTTTTTATGCCGGCTTTATTCTTGGAACCTTTCTCTGCGGCATTGCAACCAACTACTACTTCCTGCTCGGCGCCCGTATTGTCACCGGTATTTTTGGCGGTGTGATTGCATCCGTATCGCTTTCTATTGTTACCGACTTGTTTGAAATGAATGTGCGAAGCCGTGTGATGGGATTTGTACAGATGTCATTTGCCGTTGCACAGGTGGCAGGAATTCCGCTCGGCATTTACCTTGCCAATGTCATTGGCTGGCATGCACCGTTTATGATGATCGTCGGTATTGGTATTCCGGCAGGAATAGCGATGATGAAAATGGTCCGTCCCATTGACACACATCTTTCGTTTGAGCGATCGTCTCATCACAATGCATTCAATCATTTACGAACGACCGTTTCCCACCCTGACTATGTGAAAGCATTTGCCACAACGGCATTTCTGACAATCGGGGGATTTTTAATGATGCCTTTTTCAAGCGCCTTTCTGGTCAATAATATTGGTATTACACAGCAACATCTCCCTCTGGTGTTCATGTTTACCGGTATGGCAACAATCATTATTCTTCCGATTGTGGGGCGCTTCAGCGATACGGTTGGAAAATTCAGAATGTTTGTTATCGGAACTGTTGTTGCCGGGGTTGCGATTATTTATTATACAAACCTCTCCGTATCACCGTTGTGGGAAGTAGTCCTTATTAATGTGATTCTTTTTGCAGGGATTATGTCTCGCATGATCCCTGCAACAACATTAATGACGGCAGTTCCCGAAATTTCTGATCGGGGTGCATTTATGAGTATCAATTCATCGTTGCAGCAAATTTCCGGCGGTGTTGCTTCCATATTTGCTGGTATGATCATTGTCCAGATTGATCAAGGACCGTTGCAAAACTATAATGTGTTGGGATACCTGTGTGTTGCATTGATGATTATTGGAATAGGGATGATGTATATGATCAATACGCTTGTGGAAGAAAAAACAAAAACTGCATCGTCGTCACTCAGTTCGGGAGGAATATCTCAGTAG
- a CDS encoding DsbA family oxidoreductase: MKVEIWSDVMCPFCYIGKRRFEQALQQFPDKEHVEIEWKSFQLNPDMVTDPDKNINQFLAEHKGISIAQAKQMNDRVTDMARDVGLHYDFDNAIAANSFDAHRLSHFAKKQGKQDAIEERLFKAYFTEGKNTADHETLIQLAEEAGLNPDETRMMLAGNEFADAVNNDIYQAHQVGARGVPFFVFDNKYAVSGAQPVEVFLQVLNKIVE; this comes from the coding sequence ATGAAAGTTGAAATTTGGTCGGACGTGATGTGCCCATTTTGTTACATTGGCAAACGTCGTTTTGAACAAGCATTGCAGCAATTTCCCGACAAAGAACATGTTGAGATTGAATGGAAAAGTTTTCAGCTCAATCCGGACATGGTAACCGATCCCGATAAGAATATCAATCAATTTTTAGCGGAACATAAAGGGATCAGCATCGCACAAGCAAAACAGATGAACGACCGCGTGACCGACATGGCACGTGACGTTGGATTGCATTATGATTTTGATAACGCTATTGCTGCCAATTCATTCGACGCACATCGCCTTTCCCACTTCGCAAAAAAACAGGGAAAGCAGGATGCAATCGAGGAACGCCTCTTCAAAGCATACTTTACCGAAGGAAAAAATACTGCTGATCACGAAACGTTGATTCAATTAGCAGAAGAGGCTGGATTGAATCCGGATGAAACAAGAATGATGCTTGCCGGAAACGAGTTTGCCGATGCGGTAAATAATGATATCTACCAGGCACATCAAGTCGGCGCACGCGGTGTTCCCTTTTTTGTTTTCGACAATAAATATGCTGTTTCCGGAGCACAACCTGTTGAAGTGTTCTTACAAGTATTAAACAAAATCGTTGAATAA
- a CDS encoding M1 family aminopeptidase: MRIFYSFFLVTALILNIHAQQKIKTGAEICSDGKQQRSLPITFAKTSSPGSPKHSFDALHYSLNLDLYKNYSTPFPKSFTGSVTMMLRADSTLSSVSLDAVNSSITIDSIRLAGTSFTHAGNILTIQLNKTYQVNETLSVLIYYRHNDVADGAFFVGSDGMIFTDAEPEGARKWFPCWDKPYDKATMELRAKVPGNVKLGSNGLLKDTTRTGDSLSFHWVSKEPVSTYLVVISSKVNYNLDIVYWKKLPNPSDSIPIFFYWNAGEDQNALNTAKTKILPMTTRFSQLFGEHPFQKNGFATLNQQFVWGGMENQTLTSLLPNGYAAEFLVAHEYAHQWFGDMVTCATWADIWLNEGFATYGEALWAEHTLGAGVYKQYVNQIAGGYLAANPGWAIYVADWAVNVPPSHVLFNTAITYNKAASVLHMLRSVLGDSVFFDALYAYGTAPSVKYGSITTNDFIQMINTRTKQDLNWFFDQWLKAANHPEYFVKYSLNRPANNVFVRIQQTQSSATIWKMPVSLRFVLQNGTDTTIKVWNTTKNDTFTFAFSSSPVSMSFDPNNDIILKKATVVKEYSSPLLSAVPGTLYAASGSTDGGKLYTLNTGNGSLSLVRKTDVLQLNGLRVHPKTKELIVYNNTVSSGGAFYRMSSDGVDVQQISSTTSANLKGLALYNDSMAYTGAFNGTIYSVNINTGALVQIGTNGSSQRPGGLAVNPLNGTLWMSLRNTSGAVDNIYKLNRATGLSTLVGSAGIGSAITDIVFDKKGTLYGLAGTGTATNSLVRIDTSTGKATVIGTLGKSDIQAIAIDPDAPASVGEYNPLTIPNTVVLEQNFPNPFNPSTTISYSIPTENNVRLEIYNLLGQSVRQLVNERQHAGWKQVEWNASGLSSGIYFYRLTVGNNVEMKRTVLLK; this comes from the coding sequence GTGAGAATTTTCTACAGTTTTTTCCTCGTCACTGCACTCATCCTCAATATTCACGCACAACAAAAAATTAAAACCGGAGCAGAAATCTGTTCTGATGGAAAACAACAACGCTCTCTTCCGATAACATTTGCAAAAACATCTTCACCCGGTTCACCGAAACATTCATTTGACGCCCTTCATTATTCGCTTAATCTTGATCTCTATAAGAACTATTCCACACCATTTCCAAAATCCTTTACCGGTTCCGTTACAATGATGTTAAGAGCAGATTCTACACTCTCTTCCGTTTCTTTAGATGCAGTCAATAGTTCCATAACAATTGATTCGATTCGTCTTGCAGGAACATCGTTTACGCATGCCGGAAATATTCTTACCATTCAATTGAATAAAACATATCAGGTAAACGAAACTCTTTCTGTTCTGATTTATTACCGACATAACGATGTTGCCGACGGTGCGTTCTTTGTCGGATCGGATGGAATGATCTTTACCGATGCAGAACCGGAAGGGGCACGAAAATGGTTTCCGTGCTGGGACAAACCGTACGATAAGGCAACCATGGAACTCCGTGCGAAGGTTCCAGGAAATGTAAAACTCGGATCAAATGGATTGCTGAAGGATACAACTCGCACCGGAGATTCTCTTTCATTTCATTGGGTCAGCAAAGAACCTGTCAGCACGTATCTCGTCGTCATTTCTTCCAAAGTAAATTATAATCTTGATATTGTGTATTGGAAAAAACTCCCCAACCCTTCGGACAGTATTCCCATTTTCTTTTACTGGAATGCGGGAGAGGATCAGAACGCATTGAACACAGCAAAGACCAAAATTCTTCCTATGACGACCCGCTTCTCTCAATTGTTTGGAGAACACCCGTTCCAGAAGAACGGATTCGCAACATTGAACCAGCAATTTGTCTGGGGAGGAATGGAGAATCAAACGCTTACCAGCTTGCTGCCGAACGGTTATGCTGCGGAATTTCTCGTGGCACACGAGTATGCTCACCAGTGGTTCGGCGATATGGTTACATGCGCAACATGGGCAGACATCTGGTTGAACGAAGGTTTTGCTACGTATGGAGAAGCTTTATGGGCAGAGCATACGTTAGGAGCTGGTGTGTACAAACAGTATGTCAATCAAATTGCAGGAGGTTATCTTGCAGCAAATCCCGGTTGGGCAATCTATGTTGCTGATTGGGCGGTGAATGTTCCACCTTCACACGTGTTGTTCAATACTGCAATTACATACAATAAAGCGGCAAGTGTTCTTCATATGCTCCGTTCCGTACTGGGAGATTCTGTGTTCTTTGATGCTCTCTATGCATATGGAACGGCTCCTTCGGTGAAATACGGATCGATTACGACAAACGATTTCATTCAGATGATAAACACTCGAACCAAGCAGGATTTGAATTGGTTCTTCGATCAATGGTTGAAAGCAGCGAATCATCCCGAGTATTTCGTTAAGTATTCACTGAACAGACCGGCAAATAATGTATTTGTCCGCATTCAACAAACGCAATCTTCCGCAACAATATGGAAAATGCCTGTATCGCTCCGATTCGTGTTACAGAATGGAACCGATACAACAATAAAAGTTTGGAACACAACAAAGAATGATACCTTCACGTTTGCATTTTCTTCTTCTCCTGTCTCAATGAGTTTCGATCCGAACAACGATATCATACTGAAGAAAGCAACTGTTGTAAAAGAATATTCCAGTCCCCTGCTGAGTGCTGTTCCCGGAACATTGTACGCAGCATCCGGCAGTACGGATGGAGGAAAATTATATACGCTAAACACCGGAAACGGATCTCTTTCACTTGTTCGGAAAACCGATGTTTTGCAACTCAATGGTTTACGCGTTCATCCGAAAACAAAGGAGTTGATTGTTTATAATAACACGGTTTCCAGCGGTGGCGCATTCTATCGGATGAGTAGTGATGGGGTAGACGTACAGCAGATCTCTTCCACAACGTCAGCAAATCTGAAAGGACTTGCGCTCTATAATGATTCCATGGCCTATACCGGAGCGTTTAATGGTACAATCTATTCTGTGAACATCAACACTGGTGCACTAGTTCAAATTGGTACGAACGGATCATCGCAGCGCCCCGGCGGACTCGCTGTAAATCCATTGAATGGTACATTATGGATGTCTCTCCGCAATACTTCGGGCGCGGTGGATAATATCTATAAATTGAATCGTGCCACCGGACTTTCCACATTGGTAGGAAGCGCAGGAATAGGATCGGCAATTACCGATATCGTCTTTGATAAAAAAGGAACACTTTATGGTCTTGCCGGTACAGGAACTGCAACCAACTCACTCGTTCGGATAGATACATCAACAGGAAAAGCAACTGTTATAGGAACTCTCGGCAAGTCTGACATTCAAGCGATTGCTATTGACCCTGATGCACCGGCGAGTGTTGGTGAGTATAATCCTTTAACAATTCCCAACACTGTCGTGCTGGAACAGAATTTCCCGAATCCTTTTAATCCTTCAACAACAATCAGTTATTCCATACCAACGGAAAACAATGTGCGTCTGGAAATTTACAATCTCCTTGGTCAGTCAGTCCGTCAATTGGTGAACGAACGGCAACATGCAGGATGGAAACAAGTGGAATGGAATGCTTCAGGACTTTCGAGCGGTATTTATTTCTACCGGCTTACCGTTGGAAACAATGTGGAGATGAAAAGGACTGTGTTGTTGAAGTAG
- a CDS encoding c-type cytochrome, with the protein MKQFTTIITMLICLQILSAQQWQWPDKPKNITALPSSIGGRDLQRTMFSFTGSLGVRCTYCHVGEEGKDFKDFDFVSDAKPAKNKARMMIKMVKEINGKFLADFHNDNSASIQVNCQTCHRGNSTPIALEDKLKQTFDAAGIDSTIKQYRALREQFYGGFTYNFKEGTLLRLADKIYADSTKRQAALDVVNLNIEMYPAFAFSYTHLASYYEDMGNKQAAIESYQKAIAVNPKNEILKKQLERLQNGK; encoded by the coding sequence ATGAAACAATTCACCACCATCATCACCATGCTAATCTGCCTACAAATACTCTCTGCGCAGCAATGGCAATGGCCCGATAAACCGAAGAACATTACAGCACTTCCTTCTTCTATTGGCGGAAGAGACCTTCAACGAACTATGTTCTCCTTTACCGGAAGTCTCGGCGTACGTTGCACCTATTGTCATGTGGGTGAAGAAGGAAAAGACTTTAAAGATTTTGATTTTGTTTCGGACGCAAAACCGGCAAAGAACAAGGCGCGTATGATGATTAAAATGGTAAAAGAAATCAACGGAAAATTTCTTGCAGACTTTCATAACGACAACTCCGCCAGTATTCAGGTAAATTGTCAGACGTGCCATCGAGGTAATTCTACACCGATAGCACTAGAAGATAAACTGAAACAAACATTTGATGCAGCCGGTATCGACTCCACCATTAAACAGTACCGTGCTTTACGAGAACAATTCTACGGTGGATTCACCTATAATTTTAAAGAAGGAACACTGTTGCGTCTTGCCGATAAGATCTATGCGGATTCCACGAAACGTCAGGCAGCGTTGGATGTTGTAAATCTGAACATTGAAATGTATCCCGCATTTGCATTTTCGTATACTCATCTTGCAAGTTATTATGAGGATATGGGAAACAAACAGGCTGCAATTGAAAGTTATCAAAAGGCAATTGCTGTGAATCCAAAAAATGAAATACTCAAAAAGCAGCTTGAACGACTTCAAAACGGTAAATAA
- a CDS encoding DUF1573 domain-containing protein, producing MTSLFRLFLSFLFSLFALSLLSAQPVIQLNKTIFTLGAIYQGEIKSIPLVVTNTGNQPLIIQGIETSCGCTSAKRSAEAIPPGKSDTITVSFNSLGFYGVITKIVTVNSNDPMQPQIEARLTGTVTSVLEIVPPMSVINFGGAEAGTTIRVSFVFRNTTSDQINIRGISCADSSIRAQISSQTIAPSDSIMIPFTVTPRTKAFMENYFYIETTHPLQLRVPFRFMYIGR from the coding sequence ATGACATCTCTCTTCAGATTATTTTTGAGTTTTCTTTTTTCACTATTCGCACTCTCTCTACTTTCGGCGCAGCCGGTAATTCAATTAAACAAAACAATATTTACACTTGGTGCAATTTATCAAGGAGAGATAAAATCAATTCCATTGGTAGTAACCAATACCGGCAATCAACCGCTGATCATCCAAGGAATTGAAACATCATGCGGCTGCACTTCGGCGAAACGTTCTGCCGAAGCGATTCCTCCGGGTAAAAGCGATACAATTACCGTTTCATTCAATTCTCTTGGATTCTACGGTGTAATCACAAAAATCGTGACGGTCAATTCAAACGATCCTATGCAGCCGCAGATTGAAGCAAGACTCACCGGAACGGTGACATCGGTATTGGAAATTGTTCCGCCGATGTCGGTGATTAATTTTGGCGGAGCAGAAGCCGGGACAACAATCCGCGTTTCATTTGTCTTCAGAAACACCACCTCGGACCAGATCAATATCCGCGGCATTAGTTGTGCTGATTCTTCCATCCGCGCACAGATAAGCTCGCAAACCATAGCACCTTCCGACTCGATCATGATCCCATTCACAGTCACTCCACGAACAAAAGCGTTTATGGAAAATTATTTTTATATCGAAACGACACATCCACTTCAGTTGCGAGTACCGTTCCGGTTTATGTATATTGGACGATGA
- a CDS encoding aminotransferase class V-fold PLP-dependent enzyme produces the protein MYLALFSSLAYFIIMNFESYFQTFRNHIVGIDQIFESPHSMQKIVYADWTASGRLYEPIEKKMLESFGPFVGNTHSESSITGGLMTHAYHHAHEIIKKHVNANSDDVLLFVGAGMTAAINKFQRILGVKIPEKFRDAISIPENDRPVVFVTHMEHHSNQTTWYETIADVCVIEPTRNGLVDVESLRRSLGKYKDRSVKIGSFSACSNVTGIFSPYHQLAKIMHEHGGIAIIDFAASAPYVTMDMHPADPLEHLDAIIFSPHKFLGGPGTPGVLLFNKQHYTLQSPDQPGGGTVLWTNPWGQHKFSPDIEIREDGGTPGFLQAIKASLVVQLKDHMGTENITAREHELVTLLFQKMRTIPHLNILADNVEERLCIFSFYFDNIHYNLVVKILNDRFGIQARGGCSCAGTYGHYLLHVDQQHSKSITDKIDAGDLSEKPGWVRISLHPTTTNNELNSIINALEQIEKNIAEWKNDYAYDLHSNEYHHKQENGVMAKIAAQWFEV, from the coding sequence ATGTATCTTGCATTGTTTTCTTCCCTTGCGTACTTTATCATCATGAATTTTGAATCATATTTCCAAACATTTCGCAATCACATTGTCGGTATCGATCAAATCTTTGAATCCCCGCACAGTATGCAAAAGATAGTATATGCCGATTGGACTGCCAGCGGACGTTTATACGAACCGATCGAAAAGAAAATGCTGGAATCATTCGGTCCATTTGTTGGCAACACTCATTCCGAATCTTCCATCACCGGCGGTTTAATGACGCATGCGTATCACCATGCACATGAGATCATCAAAAAGCATGTGAACGCGAACTCAGATGATGTGCTTTTGTTTGTCGGCGCGGGAATGACGGCAGCGATCAATAAATTTCAACGAATTCTGGGTGTTAAGATTCCAGAAAAATTCCGTGATGCCATTTCCATTCCTGAAAATGATCGTCCCGTTGTGTTCGTCACGCATATGGAACATCATTCCAACCAAACAACGTGGTACGAAACAATTGCCGATGTCTGCGTGATTGAACCGACACGCAACGGTTTGGTTGATGTGGAAAGTCTGCGAAGGTCGCTGGGAAAATATAAAGACCGCTCCGTGAAGATCGGTTCCTTCTCCGCCTGCTCAAATGTCACCGGAATTTTTTCGCCGTATCATCAACTTGCCAAAATCATGCACGAACATGGCGGAATTGCGATTATCGATTTTGCCGCAAGCGCTCCCTACGTAACGATGGATATGCATCCCGCTGATCCGCTGGAACATTTGGATGCCATTATTTTTTCACCGCATAAATTTCTCGGCGGACCCGGAACACCGGGAGTTCTTCTTTTTAATAAACAGCATTATACGTTACAATCACCCGACCAACCGGGCGGCGGAACTGTGTTATGGACAAATCCCTGGGGACAACACAAATTCTCTCCCGATATTGAAATTCGGGAAGATGGTGGTACGCCAGGATTTCTGCAGGCGATTAAAGCGTCACTTGTTGTGCAATTAAAAGATCACATGGGTACGGAAAATATTACCGCACGAGAACATGAACTTGTTACGCTACTGTTTCAGAAGATGCGAACTATTCCGCATCTCAACATTCTGGCAGATAATGTTGAAGAGCGGTTATGCATCTTCTCCTTCTATTTCGATAATATTCATTACAATCTTGTTGTAAAAATTTTGAATGACCGATTCGGTATTCAAGCGCGGGGAGGATGTTCGTGTGCAGGAACGTACGGCCATTATCTGCTTCATGTGGATCAACAACATTCAAAATCAATTACCGATAAGATTGACGCGGGCGATCTTTCAGAAAAACCGGGCTGGGTACGCATTTCACTTCATCCCACAACGACGAATAATGAACTCAACTCTATCATCAATGCTCTTGAACAAATTGAGAAGAACATCGCAGAATGGAAGAATGATTACGCATACGATCTACATTCAAATGAATATCATCATAAGCAAGAGAATGGCGTGATGGCGAAGATTGCAGCACAGTGGTTTGAGGTCTGA
- a CDS encoding MmcQ/YjbR family DNA-binding protein, with the protein MISAKTFRQLALAFSQAEEHPHFEKSSFRIKKKIFATLDEKKSVAVVKLSPIDQSAFCAFDAAVIFPIPGSWGKQGWTMIELKKVKISTLKDALSTAYATVSKNR; encoded by the coding sequence ATGATCAGTGCAAAAACCTTCCGTCAATTGGCGCTTGCTTTTTCCCAGGCGGAAGAGCATCCTCACTTTGAAAAATCATCCTTCCGTATAAAAAAGAAAATCTTTGCAACACTGGACGAAAAGAAATCGGTCGCCGTCGTGAAACTATCACCGATTGATCAATCAGCATTTTGCGCATTTGATGCAGCTGTTATTTTTCCGATTCCGGGAAGTTGGGGAAAACAGGGATGGACGATGATCGAACTGAAAAAGGTAAAAATCTCTACCCTGAAAGATGCTCTTTCCACAGCATATGCAACTGTGTCTAAGAACCGTTGA
- a CDS encoding YdeI/OmpD-associated family protein, translated as MIVGETLYVWTRTQWRAWLSKNHAAAKEIWLIYYKKESGKKRISYNDAVEEALCYGWIDSTAKSRDKQSWVQRFSPRRPKSNLSELNKERMRVMIKAKKMTKAGLLSVAQHLTPITQQPKRFVFPKDILLEIKKNPTAWKHYQRFPLNYRRIRIAWIDDSRIRPDEYTKRLRYFISMTEKNKRFGTVQ; from the coding sequence ATGATTGTTGGAGAAACATTATACGTTTGGACCAGAACTCAATGGCGGGCATGGCTTTCAAAAAACCATGCTGCAGCAAAAGAGATCTGGTTGATTTATTATAAAAAGGAATCGGGGAAAAAACGGATATCGTACAATGATGCCGTTGAGGAAGCTCTTTGTTACGGATGGATCGACAGCACGGCAAAATCACGAGATAAGCAAAGTTGGGTGCAGCGCTTTTCTCCACGCAGACCAAAAAGTAATTTGTCGGAATTGAACAAAGAACGAATGAGGGTGATGATAAAAGCAAAAAAAATGACGAAGGCGGGATTACTCAGTGTAGCACAGCATCTCACCCCCATTACACAACAACCAAAACGTTTTGTTTTCCCTAAAGATATTCTTCTTGAGATTAAAAAGAACCCAACCGCATGGAAACATTACCAACGTTTTCCGCTTAACTATCGACGTATTCGCATCGCATGGATCGATGATTCCAGAATACGGCCGGATGAATATACAAAAAGACTCCGGTATTTCATCTCAATGACGGAAAAAAACAAGCGATTCGGGACGGTGCAATAA
- a CDS encoding DinB family protein: protein MNLIQKPLPGEYDPYAIMYVKLLPDDGHILDHLRTNAEMIKQFFLSLTPQQWMHRYAEGKWTIKEILLHIIDDERIYAYRALRIARNDATPLPGFDQDPYVVESKANERSTESLLNEYITVRNATLSLFENLPDDAWMRSGTANDHSVTVRALIYHLAGHELHHLNIIKEKYLR from the coding sequence ATGAACCTCATTCAAAAACCGCTCCCCGGCGAATACGATCCGTATGCCATTATGTATGTAAAATTGCTGCCGGATGATGGACATATTTTAGACCACCTCCGAACGAACGCAGAAATGATCAAACAATTTTTCCTATCATTAACACCCCAACAATGGATGCATCGTTATGCAGAGGGAAAATGGACGATCAAAGAAATTCTGCTGCATATCATAGACGATGAGCGAATTTACGCCTATCGTGCTCTTCGTATTGCACGAAACGATGCAACACCCCTTCCCGGTTTTGATCAAGATCCCTATGTTGTTGAGTCGAAAGCAAACGAGAGAAGCACTGAGAGTTTGCTTAATGAATACATCACTGTCCGAAACGCAACACTCTCCCTTTTTGAAAATCTACCGGACGATGCATGGATGCGAAGTGGAACGGCTAACGATCATTCGGTCACCGTTCGCGCATTGATCTATCATCTTGCGGGACATGAACTGCATCATCTGAATATTATCAAAGAAAAATATCTTCGATAG
- a CDS encoding adenylate/guanylate cyclase domain-containing protein, with product MKSKYIDRIILKLSSIGITADDDYEIRLKKTLLVLCSIPFMFAGFAWGMLYFSFGEWNAGWIPFSYSLFSLLSLIYFIVTSQYWFFRFSQLTLILLLPFFLMITLGGFINGSAVVIWSFICPLGALLFEKPRYAPWWFLAFSLVILCSGIIEPSISTVNNLPFELRIALFVLNFLGVGALVFFMVFYFVKQKNLYQDKSETLLLNILPKEIAEILKNENRVIADHYDGATILFADVVNFTPMSATMKPSDLVSLLNEVFSYFDSLVDTYGLEKIKTIGDCYMVASGVPRPRTDHAIVATSMALEMQDFVSKQTFLGKQLKFRIGINSGNVVAGVIGRKKFIYDLWGDAVNTASRMESQGTADAIQITRSTYELIHHKFLCEPRGTITIKGKGEMEVWHVLGTQDASR from the coding sequence ATGAAATCAAAATATATTGATAGGATCATTCTTAAACTTAGCTCTATCGGAATCACCGCGGACGATGATTATGAAATCCGATTAAAAAAAACACTCCTCGTTTTGTGTTCCATTCCGTTTATGTTTGCCGGCTTTGCATGGGGCATGCTCTATTTTTCATTCGGAGAATGGAATGCCGGCTGGATCCCGTTTTCCTATAGTCTCTTTTCATTATTAAGCTTGATCTACTTTATTGTCACGTCACAATATTGGTTCTTCCGATTCAGTCAACTGACTTTGATTCTTCTGTTGCCATTTTTTCTCATGATAACATTAGGAGGATTTATCAACGGAAGCGCCGTTGTCATCTGGTCCTTTATTTGCCCGCTTGGCGCTTTGTTATTTGAAAAGCCTCGATACGCACCATGGTGGTTTCTCGCTTTTTCCTTGGTGATCCTTTGTAGTGGAATCATTGAACCTTCCATTTCAACAGTAAACAATCTTCCGTTTGAATTGCGAATTGCACTGTTTGTCTTGAATTTTCTGGGTGTCGGCGCTCTGGTTTTTTTCATGGTGTTTTATTTTGTGAAGCAAAAAAACCTTTACCAGGATAAATCGGAAACATTACTATTAAATATTCTCCCAAAAGAAATTGCGGAAATACTGAAGAATGAAAATCGAGTTATCGCAGATCATTATGACGGTGCAACCATTTTGTTTGCGGATGTTGTCAATTTTACCCCCATGTCCGCAACAATGAAACCGTCAGATCTTGTCAGCCTTCTCAATGAAGTTTTTTCATACTTCGATTCCTTGGTTGATACATACGGCTTAGAAAAAATTAAAACTATCGGAGACTGTTACATGGTAGCATCCGGTGTTCCTCGGCCTCGAACGGATCATGCCATTGTCGCAACATCTATGGCTCTGGAAATGCAAGATTTTGTTTCGAAGCAAACTTTTCTTGGTAAACAATTAAAGTTTCGCATTGGAATAAACTCAGGAAATGTTGTTGCTGGTGTGATTGGCAGAAAAAAATTTATATACGATTTATGGGGAGACGCTGTAAATACTGCCAGCAGAATGGAATCTCAGGGAACAGCTGATGCAATTCAAATTACACGCTCCACATACGAACTGATTCATCACAAATTTTTGTGTGAACCCCGCGGCACTATCACTATTAAAGGAAAAGGGGAAATGGAAGTGTGGCATGTACTAGGGACTCAAGATGCCTCTCGTTAA